One part of the Dioscorea cayenensis subsp. rotundata cultivar TDr96_F1 chromosome 2, TDr96_F1_v2_PseudoChromosome.rev07_lg8_w22 25.fasta, whole genome shotgun sequence genome encodes these proteins:
- the LOC120270179 gene encoding uncharacterized protein LOC120270179 translates to MDNANYLESHSNQVMPPMLLEKDHDHHQATSSKFLTPLKVRSKGRPPSKRKKSKVEEMIIRNKKKKTQATGNVQMQNDTQIEIHTQESVVTSNFFPNVMNVDVYGFNWQNAGNYSSSQGQPSNYSTPIDSAEMLANEIRSSTSTGHESNSISWANIHFNSGK, encoded by the exons ATGGATAATGCAAATTATTTGGAGAGTCACTCTAACCAAGTTATGCCACCAATGTTGTTGGAAAAGGATCATGATCACCACCAAGCAACATCTTCAAAGTTCCTAACTCCTTTAAAAGTGCGTAGTAAAGGCCGGCCACCATCgaagaggaagaagtcaaaagttgaagagatgatcattagaaataaaaaaaag aaAACTCAAGCAACGGGAAATGTACAAATGCAAAATGAtacacaaattgaaattcacactcaagaaagtgtg GTGACTTCCAATTTTTTCCCAAATGTGATGAATGTGGATGTCTATGGCTTCAATTGGCAAAATGCAGGAAATTATAGTTCATCACAG GGTCAACCATCAAACTATTCGACACCTATTGATAGTGCAGAGATGCTTGCAAATGAAATTAGATCATCTACTTCAACAGGTCATGAATCAAATTCAATTTCTTGGGCCAATATCCATTTTAATTCAG GGAAATAA